From one Cucurbita pepo subsp. pepo cultivar mu-cu-16 chromosome LG17, ASM280686v2, whole genome shotgun sequence genomic stretch:
- the LOC111778104 gene encoding uncharacterized protein LOC111778104 isoform X1, whose amino-acid sequence MADGNFGLPDDLLSCFSLQITPFLPSLHTSNPAFAFDLRSHMADGNFGLPDDLLSSRPSDHSWTPKGNDEEKVLTAFLDESKDPVASENNIPLSPQWLYAKPSEAKMEVRAPTPVSLANSTDLNQKDVWRPDGSEDKKDWRKNTSENESGRCWREEERETGLLGGRRRKAERRIDSMSTKETMEIRVLPNLDRWHDGRTSGHDNRTSGHDGRTSGHDSRTSGHDARRDNKWTLRWGPDDKEKESRMDKRADADKEDVRNDSQSVSGNRPTSERDSDSRDKWRPRHRMESHSVGSTSSRAAPGFTLERGRGDGGSNLGFTVGRGRSNTIGRSSTCPIGVPSLDKIENVPGKPRYSSYSFCYPRGKLLDIYRRQKFDPSFSSLPDHMDELLPVTQPSSVEPLAFVSPNAEEEAILSDIWKGKITSSGVVYIPQKKEKPTECILGDVDSIERNQTGLDSTLVSEDVEATADEEIANITKKVTNDDACQDTSDGSIWSHPATRDALNGKYISHKEEEKRSTAAVSMSNADGLAHTVSTVASQLGMEIGTQLNVNVNGREDSDHRMPRNFNEIEFANSFDVGSKLPDDPSAIFFIPFSEQNATISSDVKSEELSLFYLDPQGVIQGPFIGADIILWYEQGFFGLDLPVRLADAPEGTPFSELGKVMPHLKIRVGSVDCADMKSLSGQSGVSGGIMEANLPSKHPSLDKNDASTTNEVHRSLAELHSLSNQHIPSGMSETEVPFHLHSKGQGVHDVVAQDEEIVFSGRPGNGGYQIPNSAGVLPLVSSISQPSELTDRSVPVQNEHKLHPFGLLWSELEGTNVKPVEVTNLKHAKSANIPSSMGRTGPFVGKGEASLNAETWLDVYRRSMHSDQGVYQDANVAHSLPLIEQESNRFDLANQLISQQYHQALQQRNLLSHSNEATLDHHMHQQNLMHHQQLLANRSTPDLDHFLNLSVQRQQMQLQHQLQQQQLHQQQKLLQEQHQSQVQQVLLEQLLRQQMHDAGLGQSHIDPIRANNALDQAILEQRLLHELQQQSHHQQRSVDPSFEQLIKTKFGHLPPQQEHPRDLSELISRAQLGQMQSLDQQILQQEMLQSRQLSMALRQRANMEDKRLVGGPIWPEDEADQQFFRGHANAQRLLSSGFELHQQQQQQQRQSHVEQLNHLERNLSFQDRFRLGLYEPASLPLERSISYPDVAQGMNLDVVNAMARARALELQESSAHNHPPGGQLGQYAPSIIPQNPHHSLGSNQFHASHFDGTEGNWSEKNDRHGNDWMESRIQQLHINAEQQKRELEAKMISKDPTLWMSDGLNDEKSKQLLMELLNQKSVHQPTESLDVGNCASFNRASSGLYSGSGSLDQSFILHSGKERGLNNALSVGSYGSNSYKPLQGEHPGSLASNEKVLYRLESGSVSKGTSINSSSSMNKDVSEVEGRARGLKGEGLMKTQAFQIQESMLDQVASADHGEFSVDTHTLSRHSSLGSVGFHNERIANTFPEEISKDPDIIIHNKDNTLLKRPPVSRTSAAQEGSSVLISDPVVRGKNPDGGRPDPTGVSVNQENMVAVKKEMRFRRSSSCSDNEVSETSFIDMLKKTAPQEVHSTGVSEPSDGMQGGKGGKKKGKKGRQIDPALLGFKVTSNRIMMGEIQRLDD is encoded by the exons ATGGCCGACGGCAACTTCGGTCTCCCTGACGATCTTCTCTC ctgCTTCTCTCTGCAAATCACTCCTTTCCTTCCCTCCCTCCACACATCAAATCCGGCCTTTGCTTTCGATCTCCGCTCCCACATGGCCGACGGCAACTTCGGTCTCCCTGACGATCTTCTCTCCTCCCGACCCTCCGATCACTCCTGGACGCCCAAAG GGAATGATGAGGAGAAGGTGCTCACGGCCTTCCTTGATGAGTCAAAAG ACCCAGTGGCATCAGAGAACAACATACCTTTGTCCCCTCAATGGCTATATGCCAAACCAAGTGAAGCTAAGATG GAAGTGCGTGCTCCAACGCCAGTGTCCCTTGCTAACTCTACTGATCTCAATCAGAAAGATGTTTGGCGCCCAGATGGATCTGAGGACAAGAAGGATTGGAGGAAAAATACTTCTGAAAATGAAAGTGGGCGCTGTTGGCGAGAGGAAGAGCGTGAAACTGGCTTACTTGGTGGTCGCCGCAGAAAAGCTGAGCGCCGCATTGATAGCATGTCAACCAAGGAGACAATGGAGATTAGAGTCCTACCTAATTTGGACAGATGGCATGATGGTCGTACTTCTGGGCATGATAATCGCACTTCTGGTCATGATGGTCGTACTTCTGGGCATGATAGTCGTACTTCTGGTCATGATGCGCGACGTGACAACAAATGGACATTGAGGTGGGGACCAGatgacaaagaaaaggaatcaCGGATGGACAAGCGAGCAGATGCTGATAAGGAAGATGTTCGCAATGACAGTCAATCAGTGAGTGGCAATCGCCCTACTTCTGAGCGTGATTCCGATTCACGTGATAAATGGAGGCCTCGCCATAGGATGGAAAGTCATTCTGTTGGCTCAACTTCCTCTCGTGCTGCACCCGGTTTTACTCTTGAGAGAGGCCGGGGAGATGGGGGGTCTAATTTAGGATTTACAGTTGGACGAGGAAGGTCCAATACTATTGGGAGATCATCTACTTGTCCCATTGGAGTTCCGTCCTTGGATAAGATAGAAAATGTTCCTGGGAAACCAAGATACtcatcttattctttttgttaCCCTAGGGGTAAGCTTCTTGACATATATAGGAGGCAGAAATTTGATCCATCGTTCTCATCTCTGCCTGATCACATGGATGAATTACTGCCTGTGACTCAACCTAGTTCTGTAGAACCGTTAGCGTTTGTTTCTCCGAATGCTGAGGAGGAG GCTATCCTTAGTGACATATGGAAGGGAAAGATCACAAGTAGTGGGGTTGTATACATTCCACAGAAAAAGGAGAAGCCAACTGAATGTATTTTAG GAGATGTTGACTCGATAGAGAGAAACCAGACTGGACTGGACTCCACTTTAGTATCTGAGGATGTAGAAG CAACTGCAGATGAAGAAATTGCTAATATCACTAAAAAAGTTACTAATGATGATGCATGCCAAGATACTAGTGACGGGAGCATTTGGAGTCATCCTGCAACGAGAGATGCCCTAAATG gaaaatataTCAGTCAtaaggaagaggaaaaaaggTCCACTGCAGCTGTTTCCATGTCAAACGCTGATGGATTGGCCCATACAGTTTCTACAGTAGCCTCCCAACTTGGGATGGAGATTGGTACTCAGCTAAATGTTAATGTGAATGGGCGAGAAGATTCGGATCATAGAATGCCTCGTAACTtcaatgaaattgagtttgcaAATTCTTTTGATGTCGGATCCAAGCTTCCTGATGATCCTAGTGCTATTTTCTTTATTCCCTTCTCTGAGCAAAATGCAACTATAAGTTCTGATGTGAAGTCCGAGGAGTTGAGTTTGTTTTATCTTGATCCTCAAGGGGTTATTCAGGGTCCATTTATCGGGGCTGACATTATTTTGTGGTATGAGCAAGGTTTCTTTGGGTTGGACCTGCCTGTTCGGTTGGCAGATGCCCCTGAAGGAACCCCATTCAGTGAGTTGGGAAAGGTTATGCCACATTTGAAAATTAGAGTGGGAAGTGTTGATTGTGCTGATATGAAATCTCTTTCAGGACAATCTGGTGTCTCAGGAGGAATAATGGAGGCCAATTTGCCTTCTAAGCATCCTTCTCTTGATAAGAATGATGCGTCCACAACAAATGAGGTTCATCGGTCATTGGCTGAATTACATAGCCTCTCAAATCAACACATTCCATCTGGTATGTCCGAGACGGAAGTACCATTTCATTTACATTCCAAGGGTCAAGGCGTTCATGATGTTGTTGCACAGGATGAAG AAATTGTATTTTCTGGGAGGCCTGGAAATGGTGGTTATCAAATTCCTAACTCTGCTGGGGTACTGCCTTTGGTAAGTTCTATCAGCCAACCTTCCGAGTTGACTGATCGCAGTGTTCCCGTTCAGAATGAACATAAGTTGCACCCTTTTGGATTGCTGTGGTCTGAGCTGGAAGGTACGAATGTGAAACCAGTTGAAGTCACAAATTTGAAACATGCCAAGTCAGCTAACATTCCTTCAAGCATGGGAAGAACTGGACCATTTGTTGGGAAGGGGGAAGCATCTCTCAATGCAGAGACTTGGCTTGATGTTTACAGAAGAAGTATGCATTCTGACCAGGGTGTATACCAGGATGCAAATGTCGCTCATTCCCTGCCACTTATTGAACAAGAATCTAATAGGTTTGATTTGGCAAATCAACTCATCTCGCAACAATATCATCAGGCACTTCAACAACGGAATTTGTTGTCTCACTCTAATGAAGCTACCTTAGATCATCATATGCACCAGCAGAATCTTATGCACCATCAACAGCTATTGGCTAATAGAAGTACACCCGACCTTGATCATTTCTTGAACCTGAGTGTACAACGGCAGCAGATGCAGTTACAGCATCAATTACAGCAGCAGCAGTTGCATCAGCAGCAAAAGCTTTTGCAGGAACAACATCAATCTCAAGTCCAACAGGTGCTGCTTGAACAATTGTTGCGCCAACAAATGCATGATGCAGGTCTTGGGCAGTCACATATTGATCCAATTAGAGCCAATAATGCTCTTGATCAGGCGATACTGGAGCAACGTCTTCTACATGAGCTACAGCAACAGTCTCATCATCAACAAAGATCTGTTGATCCATCTTTTGAGCAACTTATTAAAACAAAGTTTGGTCACTTGCCACCACAACAGGAACATCCAAGAGATTTGTCTGAACTAATATCTCGGGCCCAGCTTGGACAGATGCAATCATTGGATCAGCAAATTCTCCAGCAGGAGATGCTTCAGTCTCGACAGTTGTCTATGGCATTAAGGCAGAGGGCCAATATGGAGGACAAGAGACTTGTTGGTGGTCCCATCTGGCCAGAGGATGAGGCTGATCAGCAGTTTTTTAGAGGACATGCTAACGCACAACGTTTATTATCGTCAGGGTTTGAATTAcaccagcagcagcagcagcagcagaggCAGTCTCATGTAGAGCAGCTGAATCACCTTGAGCGCAATCTTTCATTCCAAGATCGGTTTAGGCTAGGTCTTTATGAGCCTGCTTCACTTCCACTTGAGAGATCAATATCCTATCCTGATGTTGCTCAGGGGATGAATCTGGATGTTGTTAATGCAATGGCCCGTGCTCGTGCTTTAGAATTGCAAGAATCTAGTGCACATAATCATCCACCTGGTGGTCAACTGGGACAATATGCACCCAGCATCATTCCACAGAATCCTCACCACTCTCTAGGCAGTAACCAGTTTCATGCTTCACATTTTGATGGAACTGAAGGCAACTGGTCTGAGAAAAATGACCGACATGGAAATGATTGGATGGAGTCTCGCATTCAACAGCTGCATATCAATGCTGAGCAACAGAAAAGGGAGTTGGAAGCTAAAATGATTTCTAAAGATCCAACTCTATGGATGTCAGATGGGCTCAATGATGAGAAGTCAAAGCAGTTATTAATGGAACTCCTCAATCAGAAGTCTGTTCATCAACCTACAGAATCCTTGGATGTAGGAAATTGTGCATCGTTCAATAGGGCATCATCTGGCCTCTATTCTGGATCAGGCTCTCTTGATCAGTCGTTCATTCTTCATTCAGGCAAGGAAAGAGGCTTGAACAATGCATTGTCAGTGGGGTCTTATGGTTCTAATTCTTATAAACCACTGCAAGGTGAGCATCCTGGCAGCTTGGCAAGCAATGAGAAGGTCCTGTACAGGTTGGAGTCTGGCTCTGTTAGCAAGGGAACATCAATTAACAGCTCTAGTTCGATGAATAAAGATGTCTCAGAGGTGGAGGGTAGAGCTCGAGGATTGAAAGGTGAGGGTTTGATGAAAACTCAAGCTTTCCAAATTCAAGAAAGCATGCTTGATCAAGTGGCATCTGCTGATCACGGGGAATTTTCGGTGGATACTCATACCCTTAGCCGGCATTCTTCTCTTGGTTCTGTTG GCTTTCACAATGAAAGGATTGCTAATACGTTCCCAGAAGAGATTTCTAAAGACCC GGATATTATCATTCACAATAAAGACAATACTTTATTGAAACGACCTCCTGTCTCACGTACTTCAGCAGCTCAGGAAGGATCGTCTGTCCTGATTTCTGATCCGGTTGTTAGAGGCAAGAATCCAGATG GAGGAAGACCCGACCCAACTGGTGTCTCGGTGAACCAAGAAAACATGGTTGctgtgaagaaagaaatgcGTTTTCGGCGTTCTTCTTCCTGTAGTGACAATGAAGTATCGGAGACTTCTTTTATTGATATGCTGAAGAAGACAGCTCCGCAAGAAGTCCATTCAACTGGGGTTTCAGAACCATCAGATGGAATGCAGGGAGGGAAAGGtgggaaaaagaaagggaagaaggGGAGGCAAATAGACCCTGCACTACTCGGTTTCAAAGTCACCAGCAACAGAATCATGATGGGTGAAATTCAACGCTTAGACGATTAG
- the LOC111778104 gene encoding uncharacterized protein LOC111778104 isoform X2, whose amino-acid sequence MADGNFGLPDDLLSSRPSDHSWTPKGNDEEKVLTAFLDESKDPVASENNIPLSPQWLYAKPSEAKMEVRAPTPVSLANSTDLNQKDVWRPDGSEDKKDWRKNTSENESGRCWREEERETGLLGGRRRKAERRIDSMSTKETMEIRVLPNLDRWHDGRTSGHDNRTSGHDGRTSGHDSRTSGHDARRDNKWTLRWGPDDKEKESRMDKRADADKEDVRNDSQSVSGNRPTSERDSDSRDKWRPRHRMESHSVGSTSSRAAPGFTLERGRGDGGSNLGFTVGRGRSNTIGRSSTCPIGVPSLDKIENVPGKPRYSSYSFCYPRGKLLDIYRRQKFDPSFSSLPDHMDELLPVTQPSSVEPLAFVSPNAEEEAILSDIWKGKITSSGVVYIPQKKEKPTECILGDVDSIERNQTGLDSTLVSEDVEATADEEIANITKKVTNDDACQDTSDGSIWSHPATRDALNGKYISHKEEEKRSTAAVSMSNADGLAHTVSTVASQLGMEIGTQLNVNVNGREDSDHRMPRNFNEIEFANSFDVGSKLPDDPSAIFFIPFSEQNATISSDVKSEELSLFYLDPQGVIQGPFIGADIILWYEQGFFGLDLPVRLADAPEGTPFSELGKVMPHLKIRVGSVDCADMKSLSGQSGVSGGIMEANLPSKHPSLDKNDASTTNEVHRSLAELHSLSNQHIPSGMSETEVPFHLHSKGQGVHDVVAQDEEIVFSGRPGNGGYQIPNSAGVLPLVSSISQPSELTDRSVPVQNEHKLHPFGLLWSELEGTNVKPVEVTNLKHAKSANIPSSMGRTGPFVGKGEASLNAETWLDVYRRSMHSDQGVYQDANVAHSLPLIEQESNRFDLANQLISQQYHQALQQRNLLSHSNEATLDHHMHQQNLMHHQQLLANRSTPDLDHFLNLSVQRQQMQLQHQLQQQQLHQQQKLLQEQHQSQVQQVLLEQLLRQQMHDAGLGQSHIDPIRANNALDQAILEQRLLHELQQQSHHQQRSVDPSFEQLIKTKFGHLPPQQEHPRDLSELISRAQLGQMQSLDQQILQQEMLQSRQLSMALRQRANMEDKRLVGGPIWPEDEADQQFFRGHANAQRLLSSGFELHQQQQQQQRQSHVEQLNHLERNLSFQDRFRLGLYEPASLPLERSISYPDVAQGMNLDVVNAMARARALELQESSAHNHPPGGQLGQYAPSIIPQNPHHSLGSNQFHASHFDGTEGNWSEKNDRHGNDWMESRIQQLHINAEQQKRELEAKMISKDPTLWMSDGLNDEKSKQLLMELLNQKSVHQPTESLDVGNCASFNRASSGLYSGSGSLDQSFILHSGKERGLNNALSVGSYGSNSYKPLQGEHPGSLASNEKVLYRLESGSVSKGTSINSSSSMNKDVSEVEGRARGLKGEGLMKTQAFQIQESMLDQVASADHGEFSVDTHTLSRHSSLGSVGFHNERIANTFPEEISKDPDIIIHNKDNTLLKRPPVSRTSAAQEGSSVLISDPVVRGKNPDGGRPDPTGVSVNQENMVAVKKEMRFRRSSSCSDNEVSETSFIDMLKKTAPQEVHSTGVSEPSDGMQGGKGGKKKGKKGRQIDPALLGFKVTSNRIMMGEIQRLDD is encoded by the exons ATGGCCGACGGCAACTTCGGTCTCCCTGACGATCTTCTCTCCTCCCGACCCTCCGATCACTCCTGGACGCCCAAAG GGAATGATGAGGAGAAGGTGCTCACGGCCTTCCTTGATGAGTCAAAAG ACCCAGTGGCATCAGAGAACAACATACCTTTGTCCCCTCAATGGCTATATGCCAAACCAAGTGAAGCTAAGATG GAAGTGCGTGCTCCAACGCCAGTGTCCCTTGCTAACTCTACTGATCTCAATCAGAAAGATGTTTGGCGCCCAGATGGATCTGAGGACAAGAAGGATTGGAGGAAAAATACTTCTGAAAATGAAAGTGGGCGCTGTTGGCGAGAGGAAGAGCGTGAAACTGGCTTACTTGGTGGTCGCCGCAGAAAAGCTGAGCGCCGCATTGATAGCATGTCAACCAAGGAGACAATGGAGATTAGAGTCCTACCTAATTTGGACAGATGGCATGATGGTCGTACTTCTGGGCATGATAATCGCACTTCTGGTCATGATGGTCGTACTTCTGGGCATGATAGTCGTACTTCTGGTCATGATGCGCGACGTGACAACAAATGGACATTGAGGTGGGGACCAGatgacaaagaaaaggaatcaCGGATGGACAAGCGAGCAGATGCTGATAAGGAAGATGTTCGCAATGACAGTCAATCAGTGAGTGGCAATCGCCCTACTTCTGAGCGTGATTCCGATTCACGTGATAAATGGAGGCCTCGCCATAGGATGGAAAGTCATTCTGTTGGCTCAACTTCCTCTCGTGCTGCACCCGGTTTTACTCTTGAGAGAGGCCGGGGAGATGGGGGGTCTAATTTAGGATTTACAGTTGGACGAGGAAGGTCCAATACTATTGGGAGATCATCTACTTGTCCCATTGGAGTTCCGTCCTTGGATAAGATAGAAAATGTTCCTGGGAAACCAAGATACtcatcttattctttttgttaCCCTAGGGGTAAGCTTCTTGACATATATAGGAGGCAGAAATTTGATCCATCGTTCTCATCTCTGCCTGATCACATGGATGAATTACTGCCTGTGACTCAACCTAGTTCTGTAGAACCGTTAGCGTTTGTTTCTCCGAATGCTGAGGAGGAG GCTATCCTTAGTGACATATGGAAGGGAAAGATCACAAGTAGTGGGGTTGTATACATTCCACAGAAAAAGGAGAAGCCAACTGAATGTATTTTAG GAGATGTTGACTCGATAGAGAGAAACCAGACTGGACTGGACTCCACTTTAGTATCTGAGGATGTAGAAG CAACTGCAGATGAAGAAATTGCTAATATCACTAAAAAAGTTACTAATGATGATGCATGCCAAGATACTAGTGACGGGAGCATTTGGAGTCATCCTGCAACGAGAGATGCCCTAAATG gaaaatataTCAGTCAtaaggaagaggaaaaaaggTCCACTGCAGCTGTTTCCATGTCAAACGCTGATGGATTGGCCCATACAGTTTCTACAGTAGCCTCCCAACTTGGGATGGAGATTGGTACTCAGCTAAATGTTAATGTGAATGGGCGAGAAGATTCGGATCATAGAATGCCTCGTAACTtcaatgaaattgagtttgcaAATTCTTTTGATGTCGGATCCAAGCTTCCTGATGATCCTAGTGCTATTTTCTTTATTCCCTTCTCTGAGCAAAATGCAACTATAAGTTCTGATGTGAAGTCCGAGGAGTTGAGTTTGTTTTATCTTGATCCTCAAGGGGTTATTCAGGGTCCATTTATCGGGGCTGACATTATTTTGTGGTATGAGCAAGGTTTCTTTGGGTTGGACCTGCCTGTTCGGTTGGCAGATGCCCCTGAAGGAACCCCATTCAGTGAGTTGGGAAAGGTTATGCCACATTTGAAAATTAGAGTGGGAAGTGTTGATTGTGCTGATATGAAATCTCTTTCAGGACAATCTGGTGTCTCAGGAGGAATAATGGAGGCCAATTTGCCTTCTAAGCATCCTTCTCTTGATAAGAATGATGCGTCCACAACAAATGAGGTTCATCGGTCATTGGCTGAATTACATAGCCTCTCAAATCAACACATTCCATCTGGTATGTCCGAGACGGAAGTACCATTTCATTTACATTCCAAGGGTCAAGGCGTTCATGATGTTGTTGCACAGGATGAAG AAATTGTATTTTCTGGGAGGCCTGGAAATGGTGGTTATCAAATTCCTAACTCTGCTGGGGTACTGCCTTTGGTAAGTTCTATCAGCCAACCTTCCGAGTTGACTGATCGCAGTGTTCCCGTTCAGAATGAACATAAGTTGCACCCTTTTGGATTGCTGTGGTCTGAGCTGGAAGGTACGAATGTGAAACCAGTTGAAGTCACAAATTTGAAACATGCCAAGTCAGCTAACATTCCTTCAAGCATGGGAAGAACTGGACCATTTGTTGGGAAGGGGGAAGCATCTCTCAATGCAGAGACTTGGCTTGATGTTTACAGAAGAAGTATGCATTCTGACCAGGGTGTATACCAGGATGCAAATGTCGCTCATTCCCTGCCACTTATTGAACAAGAATCTAATAGGTTTGATTTGGCAAATCAACTCATCTCGCAACAATATCATCAGGCACTTCAACAACGGAATTTGTTGTCTCACTCTAATGAAGCTACCTTAGATCATCATATGCACCAGCAGAATCTTATGCACCATCAACAGCTATTGGCTAATAGAAGTACACCCGACCTTGATCATTTCTTGAACCTGAGTGTACAACGGCAGCAGATGCAGTTACAGCATCAATTACAGCAGCAGCAGTTGCATCAGCAGCAAAAGCTTTTGCAGGAACAACATCAATCTCAAGTCCAACAGGTGCTGCTTGAACAATTGTTGCGCCAACAAATGCATGATGCAGGTCTTGGGCAGTCACATATTGATCCAATTAGAGCCAATAATGCTCTTGATCAGGCGATACTGGAGCAACGTCTTCTACATGAGCTACAGCAACAGTCTCATCATCAACAAAGATCTGTTGATCCATCTTTTGAGCAACTTATTAAAACAAAGTTTGGTCACTTGCCACCACAACAGGAACATCCAAGAGATTTGTCTGAACTAATATCTCGGGCCCAGCTTGGACAGATGCAATCATTGGATCAGCAAATTCTCCAGCAGGAGATGCTTCAGTCTCGACAGTTGTCTATGGCATTAAGGCAGAGGGCCAATATGGAGGACAAGAGACTTGTTGGTGGTCCCATCTGGCCAGAGGATGAGGCTGATCAGCAGTTTTTTAGAGGACATGCTAACGCACAACGTTTATTATCGTCAGGGTTTGAATTAcaccagcagcagcagcagcagcagaggCAGTCTCATGTAGAGCAGCTGAATCACCTTGAGCGCAATCTTTCATTCCAAGATCGGTTTAGGCTAGGTCTTTATGAGCCTGCTTCACTTCCACTTGAGAGATCAATATCCTATCCTGATGTTGCTCAGGGGATGAATCTGGATGTTGTTAATGCAATGGCCCGTGCTCGTGCTTTAGAATTGCAAGAATCTAGTGCACATAATCATCCACCTGGTGGTCAACTGGGACAATATGCACCCAGCATCATTCCACAGAATCCTCACCACTCTCTAGGCAGTAACCAGTTTCATGCTTCACATTTTGATGGAACTGAAGGCAACTGGTCTGAGAAAAATGACCGACATGGAAATGATTGGATGGAGTCTCGCATTCAACAGCTGCATATCAATGCTGAGCAACAGAAAAGGGAGTTGGAAGCTAAAATGATTTCTAAAGATCCAACTCTATGGATGTCAGATGGGCTCAATGATGAGAAGTCAAAGCAGTTATTAATGGAACTCCTCAATCAGAAGTCTGTTCATCAACCTACAGAATCCTTGGATGTAGGAAATTGTGCATCGTTCAATAGGGCATCATCTGGCCTCTATTCTGGATCAGGCTCTCTTGATCAGTCGTTCATTCTTCATTCAGGCAAGGAAAGAGGCTTGAACAATGCATTGTCAGTGGGGTCTTATGGTTCTAATTCTTATAAACCACTGCAAGGTGAGCATCCTGGCAGCTTGGCAAGCAATGAGAAGGTCCTGTACAGGTTGGAGTCTGGCTCTGTTAGCAAGGGAACATCAATTAACAGCTCTAGTTCGATGAATAAAGATGTCTCAGAGGTGGAGGGTAGAGCTCGAGGATTGAAAGGTGAGGGTTTGATGAAAACTCAAGCTTTCCAAATTCAAGAAAGCATGCTTGATCAAGTGGCATCTGCTGATCACGGGGAATTTTCGGTGGATACTCATACCCTTAGCCGGCATTCTTCTCTTGGTTCTGTTG GCTTTCACAATGAAAGGATTGCTAATACGTTCCCAGAAGAGATTTCTAAAGACCC GGATATTATCATTCACAATAAAGACAATACTTTATTGAAACGACCTCCTGTCTCACGTACTTCAGCAGCTCAGGAAGGATCGTCTGTCCTGATTTCTGATCCGGTTGTTAGAGGCAAGAATCCAGATG GAGGAAGACCCGACCCAACTGGTGTCTCGGTGAACCAAGAAAACATGGTTGctgtgaagaaagaaatgcGTTTTCGGCGTTCTTCTTCCTGTAGTGACAATGAAGTATCGGAGACTTCTTTTATTGATATGCTGAAGAAGACAGCTCCGCAAGAAGTCCATTCAACTGGGGTTTCAGAACCATCAGATGGAATGCAGGGAGGGAAAGGtgggaaaaagaaagggaagaaggGGAGGCAAATAGACCCTGCACTACTCGGTTTCAAAGTCACCAGCAACAGAATCATGATGGGTGAAATTCAACGCTTAGACGATTAG